A stretch of the Macaca mulatta isolate MMU2019108-1 chromosome 14, T2T-MMU8v2.0, whole genome shotgun sequence genome encodes the following:
- the ARHGAP32 gene encoding rho GTPase-activating protein 32 isoform X7 → MKSRPTKQKLKQRGILKERVFGCDLGEHLLNSGFEVPQVLQSCTAFIERYGIVDGIYRLSGVASNIQRLRHEFDSEHVPDLTKEPYVQDIHSVGSLCKLYFRELPNPLLTYQLYEKFSDAVSAATDEERLIKIHDVIQQLPPPHYRTLEFLMRHLSLLADYCSITNMHAKNLAIVWAPNLLRSKQIESACFSGTAAFMEVRIQSVVVEFILNHVDVLFSGKISMVMQEGAASLSRPKSLLVSSPSTKLLTLEEAQARTQAQVNSPIVTENKYIEVGEGPAALQGKFHTIIEFPLERKRPQNKMKKSPVGSWRSFFNLGKSSSVSKRKLQRNESEPSEMKAMALKGGRAEGTLRSAKSEESLTSLHAVDGDSKLFRPRRPRSSSDALSASFNGEMLGNRCNSYDNLPHDNESEEEGGLLHIPALMSPHSAEDVDLSPPDIGVASLDFDPMSFQCSPPKAESECLESGASFLDSPGYSKDKTSANKKDAETSGSQCQTPGSTASSEPVSPLQEKLSPFFTLDLSPTEEKSSKPSSFTEKVVYAFSPKIGRKLSKSPSMNISEPISVTLPPRVSEVIGTVSNTTAQNASSSAWDTCIEERDATNRSPTQIVKMKTNETDAQEGCESEVQPLDQVAAEEVELPGKEDQSVSSSQSKAVASGQTQTGAVTHDPPQDSVPVSSVSLIPPPPPPKNVARMLALALAESAQQASTQSLKRPGTSQAGYTNYGDIAVATTEDNLPSSYSAVALDKAYFQTDRPAEQFHLQNNAPGNCDHPLPETTAVGDPTHSNTTESGEQYHQVDLTGNQPHQTYLSGDPEKARITSVPLDSEKSDDLISFPEDQSGKNSMPAVSFLDQDQSPPRFYSGDHPPSYLGASVDKPHHPLEFADKSPTPPNLPRDKIFLPSGSLADKSPTPPNLPRDKIYPSGSPEENTSTATMTYMTTTPATAQMSTKEVSWDVAEQPTTADFAAATLQRTHRTNRPLPPPPSQRSAEQPPVVGQVQAATNIGLNNSHKVQGAVPVPERPPEPRAVDDPASAFISDSGAAAAQCPMATAVQPGLPEKVRDGARAPLLHLRAESVPAHPCGFPTPLPPTRTMESKMAAAIHSSSADATSSSNYHSFVTASSASVDDALPLPLPVPQPKHASQKTVYSSFARPDVTTEPFGPENCLHFSMTPNCQYRPQSVPPHHSKLEQHQVYGARSEPPASMGLRYNTYVAPGRNASGHHSKPCSRIEYVSSLSSSVRNTCYPEDIPPYPTIRRVQSLHAPPSSMIRSVPISRTEVPPDDEPAYCPRPLYQYKPYQSSQARSDYHVTQLQPYFENGRVHYRYSPYSSSSSSYYSPDGALCDVDAYGTVQLRPLHRLPNRDFAFYNPRLQGKNLYSYAGLPPRPRANVTGYFSPNDHNVVNMPPAADVKHTYTSWDLEDMEKYRMQSIRRESRARQKVKGPVMSQYDNMTPAVQDDLGGIYVIHLRSKSDPGKTGLLSVAEGKEGRHAAKAISPEGEDRFYRRHPEAEMDRAHHHGGHGSTQPEKPSLPQKQSSLRSRKLPDMGCSLPEHRAHQEASHRQFCESKNGPPYPQGAGQLDYGSKGIPDTSEPVSYHNSGVKYAASGQESLRLNHKEVRLSKEMERPWARQPSAPEKHSRDCYKEEEHLTQSMVPPPKPERSHSLKLHHTQNVERDPSVLYQYQPHGKRQSSVAVVSQYDNLEDYHPLPQHQRGGFAGGGMGTYVPPGFPHPQSRTYATALGQGAFLPTEWSLQHPETQIHAE, encoded by the exons aacacTGGAGTTCCTGATGAGACACTTGTCTCTTCTAGCTGACTATTGTTCCATCACAAATATGCATGCAAAAAATCTAGCAATTGTTTGGGCTCCAAACCTGTTAAG ATCAAAACAGATAGAATCTGCCTGCTTCAGTGGAACAGCAGCTTTCATGGAAGTGAGAATTCAGTCTGTGGTTGTTGAGTTCATCCTGAATCACGTTGATGTGCTCTTCAGTGGCAAAATCAGCATGGTCATGCAAGAAGGGGCAG cTTCTCTGTCAAGGCCCAAGTCCCTCCTGGTATCCTCTCCATCCACCAAACTGCTGACACTGGAAGAGGCCCAGGCACGAACACAAGCTCAGGTCAATTCTCCAATTGTGACGGAAAATAAGTATATTGAAGTAGGAGAAGGACCTGCTGCACTTCAGGGGAAATTTCATACCATAATTGAGTTCCCACTTGAAAG aAAGAGGCCTcaaaataagatgaaaaagtCTCCTGTGGGTAGCTGGCGTTCCTTTTTCAACTTGGGGAAATCATCATCTGTTTCTAAACGAAAGCTGCAGCGGAATGAGAGTGAGCCTTCAGAGATGAAAGCCATGGCTCTGAAAG GTGGCAGGGCAGAAGGAACCCTCCGCTCAGCTAAAAGCGAGGAGTCTCTTACCTCTCTCCATGCAGTTGACG gtgattctaagcTCTTCCGACCCAGAAGACCCAGATCTTCCAGTGACGCACTGTCTGCCTCTTTTAATGGAGAAATGCTGGGGAACCGCTGTAACTCCTATGATAATCTGCCTCATGACAATGAGAGTGAGGAGGAAGGAGGGCTGCTTCATATCCCAGCCCTTATGTCTCCTCATTCAGCTGAGGATGTTGACTTGAGCCCACCAGACATTGGAGTAGCCAGCCTGGATTTTGATCCAATGTCATTTCAATGTAGTCCTCCCAAGGCCGAATCAGAATGTCTGGAGAGTGGTGCTTCCTTTTTAGATTCACCAGGATACTCCAAGGATAAAACAAGTGCCAATAAAAAGGATGCAGAAACAAGTGGTAGCCAATGTCAGACTCCAGGAAGTACAGCAAGCTCTGAACCTGTCTCTCCTCTTCAGGAGAAACTGAGTCCATTCTTTACCCTGGACTTGAGCCCCACTGAAGAGAAATCATCTAAGCCATCCTCCTTTACGGAAAAGGTCGTCTATGCTTTCTCTCCGAAGATAGGACGGAAATTAAGCAAATCACCTTCTATGAACATATCTGAGCCAATTTCAGTGACCCTACCACCACGGGTGTCCGAAGTCATTGGTACAGTCTCAAATACCACAGCTCAGAATGCATCATCTTCAGCCTGGGACACATGCATTGAAGAAAGGGATGCCACAAATAGATCCCCCACCCAGATagtaaagatgaaaacaaatgagACAGATGCCCAAGAAGGATGTGAATCTGAAGTCCAGCCCCTGGACCAGGTGGCTGCTGAAGAAGTAGAGTTACCAGGGAAAGAGGATCAGTCTGTCTCAAGCAGTCAGAGTAAGGCTGTAGCTTCTGGACAGACTCAGACAG GAGCAGTTACCCATGACCCCCCTCAGGATTCCGTTCCTGTCAGTTCAGTCTCTCTTATCCCACCACCACCGCCTCCGAAAAATGTTGCCCGAATGTTGGCGCTAGCATTAGCTGAGTCCGCACAGCAAGCCTCAACTCAGTCATTGAAGAGACCAGGGACCTCTCAGGCTGGGTATACAAATTATGGAGATATAGCGGTGGCTACAACTGAAGATAATCTGCCCAGTTCTTACTCTGCAGTTGCTCTAGATAAGGCCTATTTTCAAACCGATCGACCAGCAGAGCAGTTTCACCTCCAGAATAACGCACCAGGAAACTGTGACCATCCTCTACCAGAGACAACAGCTGTTGGGGATCCTACCCATTCCAACACAACTGAATCTGGGGAGCAATATCACCAAGTAGACTTAACAGGGAATCAGCCACATCAAACATATTTATCTGGGGACCCAGAAAAGGCCAGAATTACTTCAGTTCCCTTAGACTCAGAGAAGTCGGATGATCTTATAAGTTTCCctgaagaccagtctgggaagAACAGTATGCCAGCTGTCTCCTTCTTGGATCAGGACCAGTCTCCACCCCGTTTCTACAGTGGAGATCACCCTCCTTCTTATCTTGGTGCAAGTGTGGATAAACCCCATCACCCTTTAGAATTTGCAGACAAATCTCCCACGCCTCCTAATTTACCTAGGGATaaaatcttccttccttctgggtcCCTTGCAGACAAATCACCCACACCTCCTAATTTACCTAGGGATAAAATCTATCCTTCTGGGTCCCCCGAAGAGAATACCAGCACAGCCACCATGACGTACATGACAACTACTCCAGCAACAGCCCAAATGAGCACCAAGGAAGTCAGCTGGGATGTGGCTGAACAACCCACCACTGCTGATTTTGCTGCTGCCACCCTTCAGCGCACACACAGAACTAATCGTCCCCTTCCCCCTCCACCTTCCCAGAGATCTGCAGAGCAGCCACCAGTTGTGGGGCAGGTACAAGCAGCAACCAATATAGGATTAAATAATTCCCACAAG GTTCAAGGAGCAGTTCCAGTTCCAGAGAGGCCACCTGAACCTCGAGCCGTGGATGACCCTGCGTCTGCCTTCATCAGTGACAGTGGTGCAGCTGCTGCTCAGTGTCCCATGGCTACAGCTGTCCAGCCAGGCCTGCCTGAGAAAGTGCGGGATGGTGCCCGGGCCCCGCTGCTGCACCTGCGTGCCGAGTCTGTCCCTGCACATCCCTGTGGCTTTCCTACACCACTGCCCCCCACCAGGACGATGGAGAGTAAGATGGCTGCTGCCATACATTCCAGCAGTGCAGATGCCACCAGCAGTTCAAATTATCATTCCTTTGTCACTGCTTCATCCGCCTCTGTGGATGATGCATTGCCTTTACCACTTCCTGTCCCACAACCTAAGCATGCTTCTCAGAAAACAGTTTACTCCTCCTTTGCTAGGCCCGATGTCACCACTGAACCCTTTGGTCCAGAAAACTGTTTGCATTTCAGTATGACTCCAAACTGCCAGTACCGTCCCCAGAGTGTACCTCCACATCACAGTAAATTGGAGCAGCACCAAGTGTATGGTGCCAGGTCAGAGCCACCAGCCTCCATGGGTCTTCGTTATAACACATATGTGGCCCCAGGAAGAAACGCATCTGGACACCATTCCAAGCCATGCAGCCGGATCGAGTATGTGTCGTCTTTGAGCTCCTCTGTTAGGAATACCTGTTACCCTGAAGACATTCCACCATACCCTACCATCCGGAGAGTGCAGTCTCTCCATGCTCCGCCGTCTTCCATGATTCGCTCTGTTCCCATTTCACGGACAGAAGTTCCCCCAGATGATGAGCCAGCCTACTGCCCAAGACCCCTGTACCAATATAAGCCATATCAGTCCTCCCAGGCCCGCTCCGATTATCACGTCACTCAGCTGCAGCCTTACTTTGAGAATGGCCGGGTCCACTACAGGTATAGCCCATATTCCAGTTCTTCTAGTTCCTATTACAGTCCAGATGGGGCCCTGTGTGATGTGGATGCCTATGGCACAGTCCAGTTGAGACCCCTTCACCGCCTTCCCAATCGAGACTTTGCTTTCTACAATCCTAGGCTGCAAGGAAAGAACTTGTACAGTTATGCTGGTTTGCCTCCACGTCCCCGGGCCAACGTGACTGGCTATTTCTCTCCCAACGACCATAATGTAGTCAACATGCCTCCGGCGGCTGATGTGAAGCACACCTACACCTCATGGGATCTTGAGGACATGGAAAAATACCGCATGCAGTCCATCCGGAGAGAGAGCCGTGCtcggcagaaggtgaaagggccTGTCATGTCCCAGTATGATAACATGACCCCGGCCGTGCAGGACGACTTGGGTGGGATCTATGTCATCCATCTGCGTAGTAAATCAGATCCTGGGAAAACTGGACTTCTGTCAGtggcagaaggaaaggaaggcCGCCATGCAGCCAAGGCCATCAGTCCCGAGGGAGAGGACCGCTTCTACAGGAGGCATCCCGAGGCAGAGATGGACAGAGCCCACCACCACGGAGGCCATGGTAGCACGCAGCCGGAGAAGCCATCCCTGCCGCAGAAGCAGAGCAGCCTGAGGAGCAGGAAGCTTCCTGACATGGGCTGCAGTCTCCCTGAGCACAGGGCGCACCAGGAAGCAAGCCATAGGCAGTTCTGTGAGTCAAAGAATGGGCCCCCTTATCCCCAGGGAGCTGGCCAGTTAGATTATGGGTCCAAAGGGATTCCAGACACTTCTGAGCCAGTCAGCTACCATAACTCTGGAGTGAAATATGCTGCATCCGGGCAAGAATCTTTAAGACTGAACCACAAAGAGGTGAGGCTCTCCAAAGAGATGGAGCGACCTTGGGCTAGGCAGCCTTCTGCCCCAGAGAAACACTCCAGAGACTGCTACAAGGAGGAAGAACACCTCACTCAGTCAATGGTCCCACCCCCTAAACCAGAGAGGAGTCATAGCCTCAAACTCCATCACACCCAGAACGTGGAGAGGGACCCCAGTGTGCTGTACCAATACCAACCGCACGGCAAGCGCCAGAGCAGCGTGGCTGTTGTGTCTCAGTATGATAACCTGGAAGATTACCACCCCCTGCCTCAGCACCAgcggggaggctttgcagggggCGGCATGGGGACGTATGTGCCCCCCGGCTTTCCCCATCCGCAGAGCAGGACCTATGCTACAGCTTTGGGTCAAGGGGCCTTCCTGCCTACAGAGTGGTCCTTGCAGCATCCTGAAACACAGATCCATGCAGAATGA